The following are encoded together in the Phyllopteryx taeniolatus isolate TA_2022b chromosome 21, UOR_Ptae_1.2, whole genome shotgun sequence genome:
- the LOC133471471 gene encoding lymphoid enhancer-binding factor 1-like, with the protein MHGEVHRALHQEAPSCIHDLHGGFVKAAAPWQDSAAVNKVLGQLWKSLTPAELLSYFQESERLSRIHATRYPDWTYRDNYCKKQKRKWGSAATSVNHLTGKYSISQYF; encoded by the exons ATGCACGGAGAAGTCCACCGCGCCTTACATCAAGAAGCCCCCTCATGCATTCATGATCTTCATGGGGGTTTTGTGAAGGCCGCTGCGCCATGGCAAGACAGCGCCGCTGTCAATAAGGTCCTCGGGCAACTG TGGAAGTCGCTGACGCCGGCTGAGCTGCTCAGTTACTTCCAAGAATCTGAGCGGCTCAGCCGGATCCACGCCACCAGGTACCCAGACTGGACCTACAGAGACAACTAC tgcaAAAAGCAAAAGAGAAAGTGGGGCAGTGCAGCCACCAGCGTAAATCATCTGACCggtaagtacagtatatctcaGTATTTTTAG